From the Pseudomonadota bacterium genome, one window contains:
- a CDS encoding sporulation protein — protein MEQRLKQRLVGAAALAALAVVFLPMVFDDTGVSENVSGAPWIPPRPPELSGPQFAPLTEAEIKRGARLPPLPIDSTPDDPGLTGDTGRSAKPPATDTTAPAAAPPATSAPDAETRAPAARP, from the coding sequence ATGGAACAAAGGCTGAAACAGCGACTCGTGGGGGCGGCGGCGCTCGCCGCGCTGGCGGTGGTCTTCCTGCCCATGGTGTTCGATGACACGGGCGTCTCCGAGAACGTGAGCGGCGCGCCGTGGATCCCGCCGCGTCCCCCGGAGCTCAGCGGGCCCCAGTTCGCGCCCCTGACCGAGGCCGAGATCAAGCGTGGCGCGCGCCTGCCCCCATTACCGATCGACTCGACCCCCGATGATCCCGGTCTGACTGGGGACACCGGGAGGTCCGCGAAGCCGCCCGCGACCGACACGACAGCGCCTGCGGCGGCCCCACCCGCGACGTCTGCGCCGGATGCCGAGACCCGCGCGCCCGCCGCGCGCCCC